The Brassica napus cultivar Da-Ae chromosome C7, Da-Ae, whole genome shotgun sequence genome has a segment encoding these proteins:
- the LOC106408115 gene encoding glutathione S-transferase T3-like: MNKRTGFVNLLHSQSSVDLESPEPAWFGSQGPVESCVQPGVKSCVQPGVESCIQPSVESAMKERRKWSPNEDKILIGAWLNTSKDPVVMNDQKVERFWKRIVDYYNASPQLVGTISRELGPCKQRWARINEQVCKFVGCYDAASRGQRSGQNDDDVMKAALDSFFNIYEHKFSLEHAWRELRHDKKWCSTYIVKDGGKDKRKQVVDVYREDEVAEPESKPVGMKAAKAAGKRKKSGKEEEMSQLHAIMEMKEKLYKQKILDRLLAKKDPLSEMEETLKLKLMSEML, translated from the coding sequence ATGAATAAAAGAACTGGGTTTGTTAATCTACTGCATAGTCAATCTTCAGTTGACCTTGAGTCACCCGAACCTGCTTGGTTCGGTAGCCAAGGTCCTGTCGAGTCTTGTGTCCAGCCTGGTGTCAAGTCTTGTGTCCAGCCTGGTGTCGAGTCTTGTATCCAGCCTAGTGTCGAGTCTGCTATGAAGGAGAGGAGGAAATGGTCTCCGAATGAGGATAAAATCCTCATTGGTGCGTGGCTTAACACCAGTAAAGACCCTGTAGTCATGAATGACCAGAAAGTTGAACGTTTTTGGAAGAGGATTGTTGACTACTACAACGCAAGCCCTCAACTGGTTGGGACAATATCTAGAGAGCTTGGTCCGTGCAAGCAGAGGTGGGCTAGGATTAACGAGCAAGTCTGTAAGTTCGTAGGATGCTATGATGCAGCGTCGAGGGGGCAGAGAAGTGGTcagaatgatgatgatgtgatgaaagctGCCCTCGACTCATTCTTCAACATTTACGAGCACAAGTTCAGCCTCGAACATGCGTGGAGGGAGCTGAGGCATGACAAGAAATGGTGCTCCACCTATATCGTTAAAGATGGTGGGAAGGACAAGCGCAAACAAGTGGTGGACGTTTATAGAGAAGATGAAGTTGCCGAACCTGAAAGTAAACCAGTTGGTATGAAAGCTGCTAAAGCTGCTGgtaagaggaagaagagtggcaaagaagaagagatgtcaCAGCTACATGCTATCATGGAAATGAAAGAAAAACTCTATAAACAGAAAATTCTAGATCGTTTACTTGCCAAAAAAGATCCACTATCTGAGATGGAAGAAACTCTTAAACTCAAACTCATGTCTGAGATGTTATGA